The nucleotide sequence GATCACTATTTTTATTCTAGTCGTCCTGTTTTTTATTCAGAAGACCGGAACCGATTTAGTTGGCAAACTTTTTGGCCCGATCATGATGGTCTGGTTTATTGCTATCGGATTGATGGGGGTGCATCAGGTTATTCAAAACCCAGCTATTTTTGCTGCCATTAATCCTCTTTTTGCTATTCGATTCTTGATCGAACATTCATTGCAAGGCTTTATTGTTTTGGGAGCGGTCTTCCTGGTATTGACTGGTGCTGAAGCTTTATATGCCGACATGGGTCACTTTGGACTCAAGCCTATTCGTATGGGTTGGTTCTTCATTGTTATGCCTTGCTTGCTCCTGAATTACTTTGGTCAGGGCGCCATGTTTTTGAACAACCCAGAGACGATTACCAACCCATTCTTTTTGATGGTTCCCGAATTCCTGGTATTTCCTTTGGTGATATTGGCCACTGCTGCAACTGTGATTGCTTCGCAAGCGGTGATTTCTGGTGCGTTCTCAATGACCAGCCAAGCAATCCTTTTGGGCTTTGTCCCACGTATGAAAGTGCGTCACACCTCTGATAGAGAAATTGGTCAGATCTATATGCCCTTGGTGAACTGGGCTTTGTTGATTCTAGTGATCGCCGTGGTTTTAGCATTTAAGAAATCTGAAAATTTGGCGGCTGCATACGGTATCGCTGTTACAACTACGATGATCGTAACCACCTTCTTGGCCGCTATTGTGATGCGTGTTGTGTGGCGTTGGAATACTCTATTGGTAACTTTAGTTATTAGTGCTTTTTTGGTCGTGGATTTAGCTTTCTTAACTGCTAATCTCTTAAAAATTATGGAAGGCGGCTGGTTCCCGCTGCTACTCGGTGCCGCATGCTTCTTATTGCTGATGACTTGGTATCAAGGTCGCAAGATTTTGCGTCACAACGCAATGAATAATGGTATTGAACTGAAGAGTTTTATTGAGGCTTTGATGAAACATCCTCCGCATCGTGTAGAGGGCACTGCTGTTTTCTTGACGGCGCACGTGGATTACGTACCAGTTTCTTTCCTGCATAACCTAAAACATAACCATGTACTCCATGAGAGAGTATTTTTCTTAAAGGTCAGTATTTGGGATGTGCCGTACGTAAAAGACAGTGAGCGTATTACCTTGCGCGATCTTGGTAATGGCATTTATGTTGTTCGTGCGGTTTATGGTTTCAATGAAACTCCAGACATGGGTCAAATCATTGAATTAATCGAGAAGAGTTCTGGATTGAATTTTGATTTGATGAATACCTCATTCTTCTTATCGCGTGACACGATAGTTTCTACTGAGATACCGGGTATGGCTATGTGGCGTGAAAGATTATTTTGCTGGATGTATCAGAATGCCGGTCGCCAGTCAGACTTCTTCAAAATTCCTGCAAACCGTTTGGTTGAGATGGGTGCGAAGGTCGAGATTTGAGAAAGAGTCTTTTGCTCCAATCAAAAATATTGATTTCAATATTTTTATTGGCTTCTGCACTGAACGGTGTTGTATTGGCCACTCCTGCAGAAGAGGCTGACCTCGATCAGTTGAATAAGATTGAGCAAGAGCTTGAGGTGCAGCGTGACTGGGCTAAATATCGCTGGGGCAAAGCATCCTCTGAGTGCTACCAGAATTACTGGGTTAACTCTTGCTTGAGAAGTGCTCGCGCAGACTATCGCAAGGAAATCGATCCGATTCGTGAGCAAGAGGTGGCTTTGCATGAAGTGCAACGTAAGCTTCGTGATAGTTTAAAGACTCAAGAAGACGCTAAGCGTGCTGCTGAGAGGGCCTCGCCTGAAAAAGCGGCTGAAAGAGCAGCCAATCAACGTGAGTTTGAGCAAAAGCAAAAAGATGCTGCAGCCAGAGCGGCTGATCTAGAGCAACGACGTAAGGATGCCCCTAAGCGCGCACAAGAAAATAAAGCGGGCACTCAGCTCGATTAATTTCGATTTAATTATTTTTATATTTCATTAGGCAACTCTTGGCTAAAGTCAAATCGGTTTATATCTGTCAGTCTTGTGGTGGTACCTCTGCTAAGTGGCAGGGCCAGTGCCCATCTTGCCAGGCTTGGAATACTTTGGAAGAGGGTCTGCCAGAAACAACATCTAATTCTCGCTTCCAGGGCTTGGCGCAATCTCTTCCAAGACAAAAGTTATCCGCTATTAGTGCTGAAGACCTACCGAGATTTAGCACAGGCGTTGAAGAGTTTGATCGCGTTCTAGGTGGTGGCTTGGTTCCTGGTGGCGTGGTACTTTTGGGTGGCGATCCTGGTATTGGTAAATCTACCTTGCTACTCCAGGCATTAGCAGAGATGAGTTCTGCGGGCATGAATGTGCTCTATAGCAGCGGCGAAGAATCCGCTGCGCAGATTGCTCTGCGTGCAAAGCGTATTGCTTTAGATGCACCTCAGCTTGAAGTGTTGGCGGAGATTCAGCTGGAAAAACTGATTTCGATTATGGATACCGTGAAGCCGCAAGTATTGGTAGTGGATTCGATTCAGACTTTGTATTCAGAGGTGTTAAGTTCAGCTCCTGGCTCTGTTGCGCAGGTTCGTGAGTGTGCGGCGCAGCTCACTAGGGCCGCTAAATCAAGTGGTATCTGTGTGCTGATGGTCGGGCACGTTACCAAGGATGGTCATCTTGCTGGTCCTAGGGTCTTAGAGCACATTGTCGATACCGTTTTGTATTTTGAGGGTGATACACATTCCTCTTTTCGCTTAGTGCGTTCAATTAAGAATCGTTTTGGCGCAGTCAATGAGCTGGGCGTATTTGCAATGACTGAAAAAGGTCTGCGCGGTGTAACTAATCCATCAGCAATTTTTCTGTCACAACATGAGCAAATGGTTCCGGGCGCTTGTGTATTGGTGACCCAAGAGGGTAGTAGACCTTTGCTGGTAGAGATTCAGGCTTTAGTAGATACGGCGCATGTGCCTAATCCCCGTCGTTTAGCGGTTGGCTTGGAGCAAGCTCGTTTAGCGATGCTCTTGGCGGTACTGCATCGTCATGCTGGCGTCGCTTGTTTTGATCAAGATGTTTTCTTAAATGCGGTAGGTGGCGTCAAGATTTCTGAGCCGGCCGCTGACTTAGCCGTTCTTCTGGCGATTCAGTCTTCGATTCGCAATCGCGCATTGCCAAAAGAGTTGATTGTCTTTGGTGAAGTAGGTTTGGCTGGTGAGATTCGTCCTTGTCCTCGTGGTCAAGAGCGCTTGAAAGAAGCTGCTAAATTAGGCT is from Polynucleobacter sp. MWH-S4W17 and encodes:
- a CDS encoding potassium transporter Kup, with product MSVSNPEFSESSLLRPVEISREDHPHKKGASISLMFAAIGVVFGDIGTSPLYALKECFSPEHGIPFSADAVYGVISMVFWAFAIVVSLKYVLFVMRANNHGEGGILALMALALRTVKTGSKRSLVIIMAGVFGACMFYGDAIITPAISVLSAVEGLEVISSDLTRYVIPITIFILVVLFFIQKTGTDLVGKLFGPIMMVWFIAIGLMGVHQVIQNPAIFAAINPLFAIRFLIEHSLQGFIVLGAVFLVLTGAEALYADMGHFGLKPIRMGWFFIVMPCLLLNYFGQGAMFLNNPETITNPFFLMVPEFLVFPLVILATAATVIASQAVISGAFSMTSQAILLGFVPRMKVRHTSDREIGQIYMPLVNWALLILVIAVVLAFKKSENLAAAYGIAVTTTMIVTTFLAAIVMRVVWRWNTLLVTLVISAFLVVDLAFLTANLLKIMEGGWFPLLLGAACFLLLMTWYQGRKILRHNAMNNGIELKSFIEALMKHPPHRVEGTAVFLTAHVDYVPVSFLHNLKHNHVLHERVFFLKVSIWDVPYVKDSERITLRDLGNGIYVVRAVYGFNETPDMGQIIELIEKSSGLNFDLMNTSFFLSRDTIVSTEIPGMAMWRERLFCWMYQNAGRQSDFFKIPANRLVEMGAKVEI
- the radA gene encoding DNA repair protein RadA; translated protein: MAKVKSVYICQSCGGTSAKWQGQCPSCQAWNTLEEGLPETTSNSRFQGLAQSLPRQKLSAISAEDLPRFSTGVEEFDRVLGGGLVPGGVVLLGGDPGIGKSTLLLQALAEMSSAGMNVLYSSGEESAAQIALRAKRIALDAPQLEVLAEIQLEKLISIMDTVKPQVLVVDSIQTLYSEVLSSAPGSVAQVRECAAQLTRAAKSSGICVLMVGHVTKDGHLAGPRVLEHIVDTVLYFEGDTHSSFRLVRSIKNRFGAVNELGVFAMTEKGLRGVTNPSAIFLSQHEQMVPGACVLVTQEGSRPLLVEIQALVDTAHVPNPRRLAVGLEQARLAMLLAVLHRHAGVACFDQDVFLNAVGGVKISEPAADLAVLLAIQSSIRNRALPKELIVFGEVGLAGEIRPCPRGQERLKEAAKLGFTVAIIPKANMPKTKIPGLKVIPVERIDQAIAAAAELS